From the Solanum stenotomum isolate F172 chromosome 4, ASM1918654v1, whole genome shotgun sequence genome, one window contains:
- the LOC125863272 gene encoding protein PAM68, chloroplastic, with product METCSFPRIVLSPLNPLISKNTHFQIPKSKQLHKKITPLFATFNSPKGFGPSPKKITKRSKKIPKQENEDQDDDNDDDEEQERGVIPEIVTNRMISRMGLSVGIPLFIGLLFFPFFYYLKVGLKIDVPTWVPFIVSFVFFGSALLGVSYGIVSSSWDPMREGSTLGWNEAKKNWPVFWQSISGGGSRKKY from the coding sequence atGGAAACATGTTCATTTCCAAGAATTGTACTATCCCCCTTAAATCCACTAATCTCAAAAAACACACACTTCCAAATTCCCAAATCCAaacaattacataaaaaaatcacaCCTCTTTTTGCAACATTCAATTCTCCAAAAGGTTTTGGACCTTCCCCTAAGAAAATTACCAAAAGATCCAAAAAAATaccaaaacaagaaaatgaagatcaAGACGACGATAACGATGATgatgaagaacaagaaagaGGAGTTATACCAGAGATAGTAACTAATAGAATGATAAGTAGAATGGGACTTTCAGTTGGTATTCCTTTgtttattggtttattgttttttccttttttttattatcttaaGGTTGGTTTAAAAATTGATGTGCCTACTTGGGTACCTTTTATTGTGTCATTTGTGTTTTTTGGGAGTGCCTTATTGGGAGTTAGTTATGGGATAGTTTCATCTAGTTGGGATCCAATGAGAGAAGGGTCAACTTTGGGTTGGAATGAAGCTAAGAAGAATTGGCCTGTTTTTTGGCAATCAATTAGTGGTGGTGGATCAAGAAAAAAGTATTAG
- the LOC125862160 gene encoding cadmium-induced protein AS8 isoform X1, protein MVEMIIKGLFRRYERWNPVHPTYGAFWGMGIGIGCGVGWGPGFGPEAIGYVGAGCGVGFSVGFSLLGVGIGLPANYIYTGPYNAFTAARSGAIEMSRSTDIQNMRNIVEDSWCYLDSNIAGFQERVIQTFSSIRVKESVGKAVDSSEMSIKMPFPNQCMDRLKQSINGLLHPCKGMLQSAHKWK, encoded by the exons ATG GTAGAAATGATTATAAAGGGCTTGTTCAGGCGATACGAAAGATGGAATCCAGTGCATCCTACATATGGAGCCTTCTGGGGCATGGGAATAGGCATTGGCTGTGGGGTGGGATGGGGTCCTGGATTTGGTCCTGAGGCTATTGGTTATGTTGGAGCTGGATGTGGTGTTGGATTCAGCGTTGGCTTCTCTCTGCTCGGCGTTGGCATTGGTCTACCTGCCAATTACATTTACACAGGTCCTTACAATG CATTCACAGCTGCCAGAAGTGGTGCTATTGAGATGTCTCGATCCACTGATATACAAAACATGAGAAACATTGTGGAAGACAGTTGGTGTTACCTCGATTCAAATATTGCTGGCTTCCAAGAAAGAGTGAttcaaactttttcaagcatAAGGGTCAAAGAATCAGTTGGGAAGGCGGTAGATTCGTCTGAAATGTCGATCAAAATGCCCTTTCCCAATCAATGCATGGATCGTCTAAAACAAAGCATCAATGGCTTACTTCATCCTTGCAAAGGTATGCTACAGAGTGCTCACAAATGGAAGTAG
- the LOC125862160 gene encoding cadmium-induced protein AS8 isoform X2 yields MVEMIIKGLFRRYERWNPVHPTYGAFWGMGIGIGCGVGWGPGFGPEAIGYVGAGCGVGFSVGFSLLGVGIGLPANYIYTGPYNAFTAARSGAIEMSRSTDIQNMRNIVEDSWCYLDSNIAGFQERVIQTFSSIRVKESVGKAVDSSEMSIKMPFPNQCMDRLKQSINGLLHPCKGSKD; encoded by the exons ATG GTAGAAATGATTATAAAGGGCTTGTTCAGGCGATACGAAAGATGGAATCCAGTGCATCCTACATATGGAGCCTTCTGGGGCATGGGAATAGGCATTGGCTGTGGGGTGGGATGGGGTCCTGGATTTGGTCCTGAGGCTATTGGTTATGTTGGAGCTGGATGTGGTGTTGGATTCAGCGTTGGCTTCTCTCTGCTCGGCGTTGGCATTGGTCTACCTGCCAATTACATTTACACAGGTCCTTACAATG CATTCACAGCTGCCAGAAGTGGTGCTATTGAGATGTCTCGATCCACTGATATACAAAACATGAGAAACATTGTGGAAGACAGTTGGTGTTACCTCGATTCAAATATTGCTGGCTTCCAAGAAAGAGTGAttcaaactttttcaagcatAAGGGTCAAAGAATCAGTTGGGAAGGCGGTAGATTCGTCTGAAATGTCGATCAAAATGCCCTTTCCCAATCAATGCATGGATCGTCTAAAACAAAGCATCAATGGCTTACTTCATCCTTGCAAAG GTTCAAAGGATTAA